One genomic window of Diospyros lotus cultivar Yz01 chromosome 8, ASM1463336v1, whole genome shotgun sequence includes the following:
- the LOC127807318 gene encoding sugar carrier protein C-like produces MPAAGFGPGPGNGKEYPGKLTPYVTVTCMVAAMGGLIFGYDIGISGGVTSMDSFLERFFPSVYEKQIVADSTNQYCKFDSQTLTTFTSSLYLAALLSSLVASTVTRRLGRKLSMLMGGVLFCAGAVINGFAQAVWMLILGRILLGFGIGFTNQSVPLYLSEMAPYKYRGALNVGFQLSITIGILVANVLNYFFAKIEGGWGWRLSLGGAVVPALIITIGSLILPETPNSLIERGLHDEARAKLKRIRGVEDVDEEFNDLIVASEASKQVEHPWMNLLQRKYRPQLTMAIVIPFFQQLTGINVIMFYAPVLFKTIGFKSDASLMSAVITGGVNVLATLVSVYGVDKWGRRFLFLEGGAQMLICQAVVAACIGAKFGIDGNPGEVPKWYAIVVVTFICIYVAGFAWSWGPLGWLVPSEIFPLEIRSAAQSINVSVNMIFTFAVAQVFLTMLCHLKFGLFVFFAFFVVLMTIFVFFFLPETKNIPIEEMLIVWKEHWFWSRYLNDPNNGSVVESTSKGGQPPTESV; encoded by the exons ATGCCGGCAGCTGGTTTTGGTCCGGGTCCCGGCAACGGGAAGGAATACCCGGGCAAGCTCACCCCCTACGTCACCGTGACCTGCATGGTCGCCGCCATGGGCGGCCTCATCTTCGGCTACGACATTGGTATTTCCG GTGGGGTGACATCAATGGATTCGTTCTTGGAACGGTTCTTCCCGTCCGTGTACGAGAAGCAGATAGTCGCCGACTCAACGAACCAGTACTGTAAATTCGACAGCCAGACGCTGACGACGTTCACGTCGTCCTTGTACTTGGCGGCGTTGCTGTCGTCGCTGGTGGCGTCGACGGTGACGAGGAGGCTCGGCAGGAAGCTGTCGATGCTGATGGGAGGCGTGCTGTTCTGCGCCGGAGCGGTCATCAATGGGTTCGCTCAGGCAGTGTGGATGCTCATCCTCGGGCGGATTTTGCTCGGGTTCGGCATCGGATTTACCAACCAG TCTGTGCCACTGTATCTCTCTGAGATGGCTCCTTACAAGTACAGAGGAGCACTGAACGTTGGGTTTCAATTGTCTATCACAATCGGCATCCTGGTGGCCAACGTCTTGAACTACTTCTTCGCGAAGATCGAAGGTGGGTGGGGATGGCGGCTGAGCTTGGGCGGTGCAGTAGTCCCAGCCCTCATAATCACAATAGGATCATTAATCCTGCCGGAAACCCCCAATTCGTTGATCGAGCGTGGACTGCACGACGAAGCCAGGGCTAAACTCAAGAGAATTCGTGGCGTTGAAGACGTGGACGAGGAGTTCAACGACCTTATTGTCGCCAGTGAGGCATCAAAGCAGGTGGAGCATCCATGGATGAATCTGTTGCAGAGGAAATACAGGCCTCAACTCACCATGGCCATCGTCATTCCCTTCTTCCAACAACTCACCGGCATCAACGTCATCATGTTCTATGCTCCCGTTCTGTTCAAAACAATTGGCTTCAAGAGCGACGCTTCGCTAATGTCTGCTGTAATCACCGGGGGCGTGAACGTTCTTGCAACCTTGGTTTCAGTCTACGGCGTTGATAAGTGGGGAAGAAGGTTCTTGTTCCTCGAGGGTGGCGCCCAAATGCTCATCTGCCAG GCCGTTGTTGCAGCTTGCATTGGCGCTAAATTCGGAATAGATGGGAATCCAGGGGAGGTGCCCAAGTGGTACGCCATAGTCGTGGTGACATTCATATGCATCTACGTCGCAGGCTTTGCCTGGTCATGGGGGCCTCTTGGCTGGCTCGTTCCTAGTGAAATATTCCCACTGGAAATCCGGTCTGCAGCTCAGAGTATCAACGTATCAGTCAATATGATCTTCACATTCGCAGTGGCACAGGTGTTCTTGACAATGCTGTGCCACTTGAAGTTCGGATTGTTCGTCTTCTTCGCGTTCTTCGTGGTGCTAATGACCATttttgtgttcttcttcttgccGGAGACGAAGAACATCCCGATTGAAGAGATGCTAATTGTATGGAAAGAGCACTGGTTCTGGTCGAGGTACCTGAATGATCCCAACAATGGATCTGTTGTTGAGTCGACGAGTAAAGGTGGCCAGCCGCCTACTGAGTCTGTGTGA